The proteins below come from a single Eucalyptus grandis isolate ANBG69807.140 chromosome 3, ASM1654582v1, whole genome shotgun sequence genomic window:
- the LOC104438532 gene encoding protein NRT1/ PTR FAMILY 6.2 — MEEKMSWAISDAVDYKGFPADRSKTGGWVPAALILGIEICERLSTMGIAVNLVTYLGGTMHLPSSTSANIVTDFMGTSFLLCLLGGFLADSFLGRYRTIAIFTLIQTLGTATLALSAKLPRLRPPPCLPDRPCEQADGLQMGILYLALYLVALGTGGLKSSVSGFGTDQFDDKDEKEKAQMAYFFNRFFLFISMGTLTAVTVLVYVQDEVGRSISYGACSVAMLIAILVFLSGTRRYRYKKCLGSPIVQIMQVVAASIKKRSLEVPYDVGCLYEDGPEGSRIHHTDQFQCLDKAAIVAEGDFMKDGHNSAPNPWKLCSLTRVEEVKMMIRLLPVWATTIIFWTTYAQMITFSVEQASTMERSIGTFQIPAGSLTVFFVAAIMITLAVYDRFIMPFWKKWKGKPGFSNLQRIAIGLVLSTLGMAAAAITERKRLSVAVSVGRTTTTLPVSVFLLIPQFFLVGSGEAFIYTGQLDFFITQSPKGMKTMSTGLFLTTLSLGFFVSSFLVSIVKKATGTDAGQGWLADNINYGRLDCFYGLLTLLSLVNFVAYLVCAAWCKPQNLKPTMQKEKIGNGSSMEEKV, encoded by the exons ATG GAGGAGAAGATGAGTTGGGCAATTTCGGATGCTGTGGACTACAAAGGGTTCCCTGCAGACAGGTCCAAAACGGGTGGTTGGGTTCCTGCTGCTCTCATTCTTG GGATAGAGATATGTGAGAGGCTGTCAACAATGGGAATAGCTGTGAATCTAGTGACGTATTTGGGCGGGACCATGCACTTGCCGAGCTCAACCTCGGCCAACATCGTCACCGACTTCATGGGCACCTCCTTCCTGCTCTGCTTGCTCGGCGGCTTCCTCGCTGACTCCTTTCTTGGCCGATATAGGACCATCGCCATCTTCACCCTCATCCAAACTTTG GGCACGGCCACGCTAGCTCTATCAGCAAAGCTCCCCCGGCTTCGCCCACCTCCGTGCCTACCTGACCGCCCATGCGAGCAGGCAGATGGGCTCCAGATGGGGATCCTCTACTTGGCCCTCTACCTTGTGGCCCTTGGCACCGGCGGCCTCAAGTCGAGCGTCTCGGGCTTTGGGACGGACCAGTTCGACGACAAGGACGAAAAGGAAAAGGCCCAGATGGCCTATTTCTTCAACCggttcttcctcttcatcaGCATGGGAACCCTGACTGCCGTCACCGTGCTCGTGTACGTGCAGGACGAGGTCGGCCGGAGCATTTCCTACGGGGCGTGCTCGGTCGCGATGCTCATCGCGATCCTCGTGTTCTTGTCGGGGACGAGGAGGTATAGGTACAAGAAGTGTTTGGGGAGTCCCATTGTGCAGATAATGCAAGTTGTGGCGGCTTCGATTAAGAAGAGGAGCTTGGAGGTTCCGTATGATGTTGGGTGCCTGTACGAGGATGGTCCTGAAGGCTCTAGGATTCATCACACTGATCAATTTCA GTGCCTGGACAAGGCAGCGATTGTCGCTGAAGGTGACTTCATGAAAGACGGTCATAATTCCGCACCAAATCCATGGAAGCTGTGCTCGCTGACAAGAGTGGAGGAAgtgaagatgatgataagattgcTTCCGGTTTGGGCCACGACGATCATATTCTGGACGACATACGCACAGATGATCACGTTCTCGGTGGAGCAAGCTTCGACCATGGAAAGGTCCATTGGGACCTTTCAAATTCCAGCCGGCTCACTCACCGTGTTCTTCGTGGCAGCTATTATGATCACTCTTGCTGTTTATGACCggtttatcatgcctttttggaagaaatggaaaggaaaacCAG GTTTCTCCAATCTACAAAGAATTGCAATCGGACTAGTTCTTTCGACTTTAGGAATGGCAGCTGCCGCAATAACTGAGCGCAAGAGACTGTCAGTCGCCGTATCGGTTGGCCGCACTACCACCACCCTGCCAGTGAGCGTGTTCCTACTGATCCCACAATTCTTCTTGGTAGGCTCCGGCGAGGCTTTCATATACACGGGCCAGCTTGACTTCTTCATAACTCAATCGCCCAAGGGCATGAAGACCATGAGCACTGGGCTCTTCCTGACGACTTTATCACTAGGCTTCTTCGTCAGTAGCTTCCTGGTCTCTATCGTGAAGAAGGCAACGGGCACCGATGCTGGACAAGGATGGTTGGCCGATAACATCAATTATGGGAGGCTCGATTGCTTCTACGGATTGCTAACGCTCCTGAGCCTAGTAAATTTCGTTGCGTATCTTGTCTGTGCAGCTTGGTGCAAGCCACAAAACCTTAAACCTACGATGCAGAAGGAAAAGATTGGCAACGGGTCATCCATGGAGGAGAAAGTTTGA